Proteins found in one Pyrus communis chromosome 15, drPyrComm1.1, whole genome shotgun sequence genomic segment:
- the LOC137717692 gene encoding phosphatidylinositol 4-phosphate 5-kinase 1-like, with protein MREALLCESPSDVVSHPKKKRSEEEKGDRELSTQLVLAPAAVATMGLSRSQATTRRVTPTTTTTLTIFPTTTSSSVERHLPNGDLYIGSFSGSFPHGSGKYLWTDGCMYEGEWRRGKASGKGKFSWPSGATYEGEFKSGRMEGCGTFTGSHGDTYRGSWSSDRKHGLGEKRYANGDFYEGSWKRNVQDGQGRYVWENGNEYVGEWRNGVISGRGVLIWANGNKYDGQWENGVPKGNGIFTWPDGSCYVGTWNKDLKVHQLNGTFYPANGGKEQSLTDIGAFGAENLTNTMRKRSVSSVDGARGSLAERTFPRICIWESDGEAGDITCDIIDNVEASMFYRNGTAFDRDGFAKFRRSPCCFSGEPKKPGQAISKGHKNYDLMLNLQLGIRYSIGKHASIVRDLKPSDFDPKEKFWTRFPPEGSNKTPPHQSFEFRWKDYCPMVFRRLRELFQVDPADYMLAICGNDALRELSSPGKSGSFFYLTQDDRFMIKTVKKSEVKVLIRMLPSYYRHMSRYENSLVTKFYGVHCVKPVGGQKTRFIVMGNLFCSEYRIHRRFDLKGSSHGRTTDKPEGEIDEITTLKDLDLNFVFRLQGKWYHELMKQIDLDCEFLEAERIMDYSLLVGLHFYDGTTYDKMGLSPFYLRSGQKNSYQNEKFMRGCRFIEAELQDMDRVLSGRKPLICLGANMPARAERMARRSDFDQYTPGGFSHLTPSRSGEIYDVVLYFGVIDILQDYDISKKLEHAYKSLQADPTSISAVDPKHYSKRFRDFIGGIFIEDR; from the exons ATGCGCGAAGCACTGCTATGTGAATCGCCGAGCGACGTCGTTTCCCACCCCAAGAAGAAGAGGTCCGAGGAGGAGAAAGGGGACAGGGAGCTGTCGACCCAGTTGGTTTTGGCACCGGCGGCGGTGGCTACAATGGGCCTGAGCCGATCTCAGGCGACGACTCGGCGAGTGACGCCGACCACGACGACAACCCTCACGATTTTCCCCACCACAACGTCGTCCAGCGTCGAGAGGCATCTACCGAATGGGGATCTCTACATCGGGAGCTTCTCCGGGTCGTTCCCGCACGGATCCGGCAAGTACCTCTGGACGGACGGGTGCATGTACGAAGGCGAGTGGCGACGTGGCAAGGCGTCGGGGAAAGGCAAGTTCTCGTGGCCGTCGGGCGCGACGTACGAGGGCGAGTTCAAGTCGGGTCGGATGGAGGGGTGCGGGACGTTCACCGGATCTCACGGGGATACATATCGGGGCTCCTGGTCGTCGGATCGGAAACACGGGTTGGGGGAGAAGCGGTACGCGAACGGCGATTTCTACGAGGGTTCGTGGAAGCGAAACGTCCAGGACGGGCAAGGGCGGTACGTGTGGGAGAACGGCAATGAGTACGTCGGCGAGTGGCGAAATGGCGTCATTTCGGGTCGGGGCGTTTTGATTTGGGCCAACGGGAACAAATACGACGGGCAGTGGGAAAACGGCGTTCCCAAAGGTAACGGAATATTCACCTGGCCCGACGGCAGTTGCTATGTTGGGACATGGAACAAGGACTTGAAGGTTCATCAGCTTAACGGGACTTTCTATCCGGCGAACGGCGGAAAGGAGCAGAGCTTGACGGACATTGGGGCTTTCGGGGCGGAGAATCTGACCAATACGATGCGAAAACGCAGCGTTTCGTCGGTGGATGGGGCGAGAGGGAGCTTGGCGGAGAGGACTTTCCCCAGAATTTGTATCTGGGAGTCGGATGGGGAAGCTGGGGATATCACTTGCGATATCATCGACAACGTGGAGGCTTCGATGTTCTATCGAAACGGCACCGCTTTCGATCGAGATGGGTTCGCGAAGTTCCGGCGGAGTCCTTGTTGTTTCTCCGGCGAGCCCAAGAAGCCCGGCCAGGCGATTTCCAAAGGGCATAAGAATTACGATTTGATGCTCAATCTTCAGCTGGGCATTAG GTACTCAATTGGGAAGCATGCTTCGATAGTGAGGGACCTTAAGCCGAGTGATTTCGATCCGAAGGAGAAGTTCTGGACCAGGTTTCCACCCGAAGGATCGAACAAAACGCCACCCCATCAGTCGTTTGAGTTCCGGTGGAAGGACTATTGTCCCATGGTGTTCAG ACGTTTGAGGGAGCTATTCCAAGTAGATCCAGCCGATTATATGCTGGCTATTTGCGGAAATGATGCGCTTAGGGAGCTCTCTTCTCCAGGGAAGAGCGGAAGCTTCTTTTACCTGACTCAGGACGATAGATTTATGATTAAGACAGTCAAGAAATCAGAAGTCAAG GTGCTTATCAGGATGCTTCCAAGTTACTACAGACATATGTCTCGGTATGAAAATTCTCTGGTGACAAAATTCTATGGCGTGCATTGTGTCAAACCTGTCGGTGGCCAGAAG ACAAGGTTTATCGTGATGGGCAATTTGTTCTGCTCAGAGTACAGAATACATAGACGATTTGACCTTAAAGGATCCTCCCATGGTCGAACAACTGATAAGCCTGAGGGGGAGATTGATGAAATCACAACTCTCAAGGACCTTGACCTTAACTTTGTGTTTCGCCTCCAAGGAAAATGGTACCATGAACTTATGAA GCAAATTGATCTGGATTGTGAATTTCTGGAAGCAGAGAGAATCATGGATTACAGTCTTTTGGTTGGTCTTCATTTCTACGATGGTACTACATATGACAAAATGGGGCTTTCACCATTTTATTTGCGCTCTG GACAAAAAAATTCATATCAAAATGAGAAGTTTATGCGCGGGTGTCGATTTATTGAGGCTGAGCTACAAGACATGGATCGAGTTTTGTCTGGCCG GAAACCATTGATCTGTTTAGGAGCCAATATGCCTGCAAGGGCAGAGCGGATGGCTCGAAGGAGTGACTTTGATCAGTACACACCTGGTGGGTTCAGCCATTTGACCCCTTCACGCAGCGGTGAAATCTATGACGTAGTCCTTTACTTTGGGGTCATCGACATTTTACAAGACTACGATATCAGCAAGAAGTTAGAGCATGCATATAAATCATTGCAAGCCGACCCAACTTCGATCTCAGCTGTTGATCCGAAGCATTACTCAAAAAGGTTCAGGGATTTCATCGGAGGAATTTTCATAGAAGACAGGTAG